A single window of Gossypium hirsutum isolate 1008001.06 chromosome A10, Gossypium_hirsutum_v2.1, whole genome shotgun sequence DNA harbors:
- the LOC107897785 gene encoding LOW QUALITY PROTEIN: protein-tyrosine-phosphatase MKP1 (The sequence of the model RefSeq protein was modified relative to this genomic sequence to represent the inferred CDS: inserted 1 base in 1 codon): MVGKEDAPVNPTPPAPSCQLSGSRKMFWRSASWSSSRTSLQIPETDKDIGADTNVINGTNDGQARRYPPPPPLTPRSQQNSKARLCLPPLQPLSIARRSLDEWPKAGSDDLGEWPQPPTPSGNKSGERLKLDLSSIQRSNDKNGGLMKREKIAFFDKECSKVAEHIYLGGDAVAKDREILKQNGITHVLNCVGFVCPEYFKADFVYRTLWLQDSPSEDITSILYDVFDYFEHVREQSGRVFVHCCQGVSRSTSLVIAYLMWREGQSFDDAFQYVKAARGIADPNMGFACQLLQCQKRVHAFPLSPSSLLRMYRIAPHSPYDPLHLVPKMLNDPSPSVLDSRGAFIVQIPSAVYIWIGKNCESIMERDARGAVCQIVRYEKVQGPLMMIKEGEEPINFWNSFSNNLPLMDKSGNIVGVGESAVKICPGKRKVDSYNVDFEVFEKAIKGGIVPPFASSENEHETHLPARESSWSMLRCKFASVIMKDFVSAPKILLSRIYSDSMMIVRSSSPSSTSSSSSSSPLYPSPDSSSCSTYFSESSLDSPSAVSNSSQVSSPLHGFSELSYVSSQTSSHPTSNSSGFVSVSLTSQPQAASSPLKKVSTSLAERRGSLSKSLKLPVPSDNVRETSDRSSFLVKKVRDRRNDNTSSSCESDIEIVFDSKHGVGNGGDVVIEGSNLKISPCRIANIDPHDKRSTFVSTYEPQKIHSPQDGFVSAVPNRMEESFPACPGVIQPLVWRWPSIDKMTKFNRSDLDSKSAFAIFXPATAVGKNEDRILYFWIGKFYHHEKSLIQLDSSQVLRDRDDIDWNQVGYDVLTQVGLPEDILVKIVKEDEEPTEFLELLRTF; the protein is encoded by the exons ATGGTGGGCAAAGAGGATGCTCCTGTTAATCCTACTCCTCCGGCTCCATCATGTCAACTTTCTGGCTCTCGGAAAATGTTTTGGCGTTCGGCTTCGTGGTCCTCATCCAGAACCAGTCTTCAAATTCCTGAAACTGATAAAGATATAGGAGCAGATACTAATGTTATCAATGGTACTAATGATGGACAAGCTCGTCGGTATCCTCCTCCTCCTCCCTTAACCCCACGTTCGCAACAGAATTCTAAGGCCAGGTTGTGTTTGCCACCTCTGCAGCCGTTGTCGATTGCACGGAGAAGTTTGGATGAGTGGCCGAAGGCTGGTTCTGATGATCTTGGTGAGTGGCCACAGCCACCTACACCAAGTGGGAACAAGAGTGGTGAGAGGTTGAAGCTTGACTTATCATCGATTCAGCGGAGTAATGATAAGAATGGCGGGCTTATGAAAAGGGAAAAGATTGCTTTCTTTGATAAAGAATGCTCAAAAGTGGCTGAACATATTTATCTTGGTGGAGATGCCGTTGCAAAGGATAGGGAAATACTAAAACAGAATGGGATTACTCATGTTTTGAACTGTGTGGGATTTGTTTGTCCTGAGTATTTCAAGGCCGACTTTGTGTACAGAACTCTGTGGTTGCAAGATAGTCCATCAGAGGATATTACTAGCATACTTTATGatgtttttgattattttgagcatGTTAGGGAACAGAGTGGAAGAGTTTTTGTTCATTGTTGCCAGGGGGTATCAAGGTCCACATCACTGGTGATAGCGTATCTTATGTGGAGAGAGGGACAGAGTTTTGATGATGCCTTTCAGTATGTGAAGGCTGCAAGAGGAATTGCAGATCCAAATATGGGTTTTGCTTGCCAGTTGTTACAGTGTCAAAAAAGGGTTCATGCTTTCCCATTGAGCCCTAGTTCCTTACTGAGGATGTATAGAATTGCGCCTCATTCGCCTTATGATCCTTTGCATCTAGTCCCTAAAATGCTGAATGATCCATCCCCTTCTGTACTGGATTCTAGAGGTGCATTTATTGTTCAGATACCTTCTGCAGTATATATTTGGATTGGTAAAAACTGTGAATCTATAATGGAAAGGGATGCACGAGGAGCTGTATGTCAGATTGTTCGGTATGAGAAAGTGCAGGGGCCTTTAATGATGATAAAGGAAGGAGAGGAACCAATCAATTTTTGGAACTCcttttcaaataatttacctttGATGGACAAATCTGGAAATATAGTTGGGGTGGGGGAGTCAGCAGTTAAGATTTGCCCTGGTAAGAGGAAAGTGGATTCTTATAATGTTGATTTTGAGGTTTTCGAGAAGGCTATAAAGGGAGGTATTGTTCCTCCATTTGCTTCATCGGAGAATGAACATGAAACCCACCTTCCTGCCAGAGAAAGCAGTTGGAGCATGCTTAGATGTAAGTTTGCCTCTGTCATAATGAAGGACTTTGTCTCTGCACCAAAGATATTGCTATCCAGGATTTATTCAGATTCCATGATGATAGTTCGTTCATCATCACCATCGTCAACATCGTCCTCTTCGTCTTCCTCCCCTCTGTATCCCTCTCCTGATTCCAGTAGTTGTTCAACCTACTTTTCAGAGTCCTCTCTGGATTCACCTTCAGCTGTTTCAAATTCTTCTCAAGTTTCATCACCTTTGCATGGTTTTTCCGAATTGTCTTATGTTTCATCACAAACTTCTTCACACCCCACGTCTAATAGCTCAGGGTTTGTCAGTGTCAGTCTCACTTCTCAACCTCAGGCTGCATCTTCGCCCCTAAAAAAGGTTTCAACATCCCTTGCAGAAAGGCGAGGCAGTTTATCAAAGTCTCTCAAGCTGCCAGTGCCGAGTGATAATGTACGAGAAACAAGTGATCGGTCATCTTTTCTTGTCAAGAAAGTCAGGGACAGGAGAAATGACAATACTAGTTCATCTTGTGAGTCTGATATTGAAATTGTCTTTGATTCCAAGCATGGTGTGGGAAATGGAGGGGATGTTGTGATTGAAGGCTCCAATTTGAAGATATCTCCATGTAGAATAGCTAATATTGATCCACATGATAAGAGATCTACTTTTGTTAGTACATATGAACCTCAAAAAATTCATTCTCCCCAGGATGGTTTTGTTTCTGCTGTTCCAAATAGAATGGAGGAAAGTTTTCCAGCATGTCCTGGTGTAATTCAACCTTTAGTATGGCGCTGGCCCAGTATAGACAAGATGACAAAATTTAATAGAAGTGATCTAGATTCAAAATCTGCGTTTGCAATTT CTCCAGCTACAGCTGTAGGCAAAAATGAAGATAGGATTCTGTATTTTTGGATAGGGAAGTTTTATCATCATGAAAAAAGCTTGATTCAGTTAGATAGCAGCCAGGTGCTAAGGGATAGAGATGATATTGACTGGAACCAAGTTGGTTATGATGTTCTAACTCAAGTGGGTCTGCCAGAGGACATCCTTGTGAAG ATTGTCAAAGAAGATGAAGAACCAACAGAATTTCTTGAGTTGCTGAGGACATTTTAG
- the LOC107895840 gene encoding uncharacterized protein, which yields MAANTITLKLLVDSTSQRVLFAESGKEFVDFMFNILSLPVGTVIRLLTKEQMVGSLGNLYDSLENMNDTYIHSPANKDTLLKPIVPNNAANVPPLLPTIESLKPIGIYLCGNYYYRGNCGFYVSNDSKSICPSCKNVMTQTATIVNPRKGSSTNEGGYVKGVVTYIIMDDLVVTPMSAISCFTLLNKFNIKDVGVLEEKTINIGIDEGVKLLKASLQSKTVLTDAFLKKKAGERDASSSS from the exons ATGGCTGCCAACACTATTACCTTGAAACTTCTTGTTGACTCAACTAGCCAAAGAGTTTTATTTGCAGAATCTGGGAAAGAATTTGTCGATTTTATGTTCAACATTCTGTCATTACCTGTTGGTACTGTCATAAGGCTTCTCACCAAAGAACAGATGGTGGGTTCCCTTGGAAACCTTTACGACAGCCTTGAGAATATGAACGATACCTACATTCACTCACCAGCAAACAAAGACACCCTTTTGAAGCCTATAGTTCCCAACAATGCTGCAAATGTGCCTCCTTTGTTGCCAACAATAGAATCATTGAAACCCATCGGAATTTATCTGTGCGGTAATTATTACTATCGTGGCAACTGTGGTTTCTATGTTTCCAATGATTCTAAATCCATTTGTCCTTCCTGCAAAAATGTTATGACTCAAACTGCAACCATTGTGAATCCAAGAAAGGGGTCATCTACTAATGAGGGAGGTTATGTGAAAGGGGTTGTTACATATATAATCATGGATGATCTTGTTGTAACGCCCATGTCAGCCATTTCTTGTTTCACTTTACTCAACAAGTTCAATATAAAAGATGTAGGGGTTCTTGAAGAGAAAACCATAAATATAGGAATAGATGAG GGTGTGAAGTTACTAAAGGCATCTTTGCAGTCGAAGACTGTGCTCACTGATGCCTTCCTCAAGAAGAAGGCGGGCGAAAGAGATGCTAGCAGCTCTTCTTGA